From the Bradyrhizobium ontarionense genome, the window ACGCGGCAGGATCCAGAAATTGCCGGGCCCTTCCGTCACGGCGACCCGTACCGATCCATGAGCATCGGTCGAGAGTGACGCGCGCCGGAAGATGCTGAAGCTCAGCCGTTCCATCTGCTCGACGTCGAACAGCAGCGAGCGGCCTTCGTCGCTCAGCGACAGGCCGGACTGATCCCGGATGAAGAGCTTGCATCCGAGCTCGTGCTCGAGCCGGTCGATCTTGCGCATCAGCGTGGTGCCGGTCAGTCCAAGAACTTCCGCCGCGTTCCTGAAACTCTGGTGCCGCGTACAAAGGAGAAAAGCTCTTAAATCTTCCCACGAAGCGTTAAGCGTTTCATCAGTCTTCTTGCGCTGCGTAGATGCAGCACCCCGATGCAAATGTTGCTGCATACCCTCCAGCCCCGACCAGTATGATGACGTCATCAAAGTCAAGCTGGAAACATAGATGCAGAACCTGCAGCGCGGAAGCACAGAATTCACCCTGCGGCATCAGCTCGATGCGCTGCCGGCGACGGATCTGGTCACGGCGCAGCCCGTCACGTCCGATCGGCTCGGCGAGCTCGCAGAACTCGCCAGGCGAGAGATCCCCGGCGTGCGCGCATCGGAGCAGGAGCTCGCGGAATTCCTGCGGTACGATCCGGAGTCGATCTTCGCGCTCTATCGCGGCCGGAAACTGCTCGGCGGCATTGCCTTCCTGTATCTGAACTGCGCGGGTCTCGATGCGCTGCTGCTGGATGCGTTCAATTTGAACGATCCGGCGCGCAGGCACCTTGCGCGACCGGACGAAGAGGTTGCGGCGATCTATGTCTGGGCGCTCGTTGCGCAGGGACGAGGAACGGTTGGTCTCGGCAATGTTGCGCAGGCGCTGAGGGGGCCGAGATTTCACGCGGCCGATTACTACGCGCAGCCGTCGAGCACGGAAGGACGCGCGTTTCTCGGAGCACTCGGCTTCACGCCGGTTCCGAGCTTCCAGCCGGATCTGTGGTGGTATCAGCGGCCATGGAACCGGCTGCCCGAGGTGATCGCGCCTTCGATTCAATCGACAAGGATTTTCGCAGAGAGGAGTCTTGCGGATGCACGACATTAGTTCAGCCAGGACGGCAAAATCGAATTCACGCGCCATCACGGTGCGCATCGCGCGCGATCCGAACGACCTCATGCTCGTCACCGCGATCCGCTCGGCGGTCTATCTGACCGAGCAGGACTGCCCGATGGAGGAGGAGTTCGACGGCAACGATCTCGTCGCGGCGCATTTCCTCGGTTTCGTCGGCAACCAGCCGGCTGGGTGCGTGCGCGTGCGCTTCTTCGGCGAGTTCGCCAAGGTCGAGCGGCTTGCGGTGCGGCATCAGTACCGGCGTTCGCGGCTGTCGTTCAAGCTGGTCCGCGAAGCGCTCGATTATTGCAGGCGCAAAGGCTTCAAGAAGGCCTATGGTCATGCCCAGGACCGCCTGGTCGACTTCTGGGCGCATTTCGGTGCGAAGCCGCTCGGCCACAACCGCAAGCTCACCTTCTCCGATTTCTCCTACACCGAGATGGTGCTGGATCTCGAGCCCTGCAACGACGCGATCACGCTCGACAGCGATCCCTATCTGATCATCCGTCCCGAGGGTGACTGGGATCGTCCGGGGGTGCTCGATATCTCCGCCGGCCGGCCGGCGTCCTCGCCCTTGCGTGACTTCGCTGCAGCGAGACCGTGATGGCGAACCGAGACATGTTCGGCGCGATCGAAACCAATCCGCCGGTTCTGGTGTGCGCCGACCTGCAGTGCGAATATCTCGCAGAGGGGCGCCAGCATCTGATTGCCGACGGGGACGCCATCATGCCGCGCTGTCGGCAGCTGATCGCGCTCTGGCGCGACAATCTCTGGCCGGTGATCCACCTCAAGCGGATCGCGCAGGCGGCCTGGTTCAACCCGGCCTCCAACCTGACGAACTGGCTTCCGGACTTCAAGCCGACGCCTGGCGAGCTCACGTTCGAGCACCCTTTGCCGTCGGCCTACAGCTCGGCGCGGTTCGCCGAATACATGTCGAACATGCGCAGCATGCGCTGCGTCGTGCTCGGCTTCTCGCTCGACGAGACGATCCTCTCGACGGTGGTCGACGGCTTCCATCGCAGTCACCGCTATCAGGTGATCGTGGATGCGGTGGCCTGCCGGCAGGCCTGTGTCGGCGACGTCGCCTCGTACAAGCTGGTCGTCACCAAGGTGATCAGCAATTTCGCCGGCGTGCTCGACAGCGCCGACGTGATCGGCGCCAGTGGCCGGCTCGAGGTGTAACCGGGGCCGGCGGTGAAGCCATCACCCGCCGGCGAGCCGCTCGGCCAGATCGATGACCATGCGACGGTCAGACGGATCGCTGATCTTGTTGAATGCAACCACCAGTCGCAAAGCCTCGACGACGTGCAAATCAACAGGATTTTCGCTGAGTAGCCGCAGCAGCTTCTGTTCTGGCGGTTCGCAATCGTCTTTGCTCACGCGGTAGCTCCAGGAACGAGAGACCCGACATGACCCGTGAGGAAGAGCTCAAAGAGCTGGCGAGCAACCTCCAGGCGGCCATCGCAAGGGCGCGTCAGCTCGACCTGCCGACGAGCGTCTACATCCTGTCGATGGCTCTGGTTGAGGTTTCCCAGACAATAGAGGCGGAGTTGAGGGGGCAGGCTGGATCCGAATGACGTCCGCCGGCCGTAGCCGGGTGTGGCGCGGTGCGCAATCGACTGGGGAAACTCCCGGGTGCGGCACATCGCGGCTGCCGGCCGGGTTTAGGTCCGGTCGACTCGGACGACGCGGCCCTTCTCGATCGCGAGCGCCAGCCGGCCGTGCTTGAGCGCCAGCGCGGCCTCGCCGAACAGCTCGCGGCGCCAGCCCTGCAGCGCGGCCACGTCGGCTTCGTCGTCGGCGGCGATCTGCTCGAGATCGTCGACGGTCGCGATCACCTTGCTGGCGACCGCGTGACGCTCCGAGGTCATGCGCAGCAGCACCTTGAGCAGCTCGACGATCGCGGCGCCATTGGAGTTGTTGCGCGGCTTTTCCAGCTTGGGCAGCGCCGCAGGGTCGCGGGCGAGCCCGCGCTGCACGGCGGCGACGATGTCTGAGCCCCATTTCGAGCGTTCGAAGCCCTTGGGCAGCGAGCGCAGACCGCCGAGCTTCTCGATCGAGGTCGGTGCATGGGTGGCGATGTCGCCGACCGCGTCGTCCTTCATGACCCGGCTGCGCGGCACGTCGCGGCTCTGCGCCTCCTGCTCGCGCCAGGCGGCGACCTCGATCAGCACCGCGAGCTCTTTCGGCTTGCGGACCCGCGTCTTCAGCCGCTCCCAGGCGCGCTCGGGATGGAAGTCGTAGGTCTTCGGCGAGGTCAGGATCTCCATCTCCTCGCTGACCCAGTCGCTGCGGCCCCGCTTCTTCAGATCGGCATCGAGCGCTGCAAACACGTCGCGCAGATGCGTGACGTCGGCCTCGGCATAGTGCACCTGCTCATGGCTCAGCGGCCGGCGCGACCAGTCGGTGAAGCGGTGGGTCTTGTCGGGACGGTGGCCGGTGATGCGCTCGACCAGCTGGTCATAGGCGATGCTGTCGCCGTACCCCAACACCATCGCGGCGACCTGGGTGTCGAAGATCGGATGCGGCACGATGCCGGCGCGATGCCAGATGATCTCGATGTCCTGGCGCGCAGCATGGAAGACCTTGAGCACCTTCTCGTCGGCCATCAGCGCGAAGAACGGCTTGAGGTCGATGCCCACGGCCAGCGCGTCGATCACCACGGCTTCGTCTGGGCTCGCCAACTGCACGACGCAGAGCAAGGGGTAATATGTGGTCTCCCGCAGGAACTCGGTATCGACGGTGATGACCGGGTGCTGGGCGAGGCGGGCGCAGGCGGCCGAAAGATCGGCGGTGGTGGTGATCAAGTCCATGAACGATCCATGACGAGGCACTTACGCCGTCGTCCGAAAACGCTGACAAGTCAAGGCTGTCGGCAAAGGGTACGGGATAAATTCGTCCCTGCTTGTCGGCCCAATCGGGCCCGAAGGCAAGCACTGGGCGCCCGGACGATCGCTCTATGGTTGACAGCGGGCCCGCGGCGGCGCTCCCGGATGAGGCCGATCAGTGATGTCGGACGCGTCCCGAGGGCCGGCGCCCTGAGGGCACGGCGAGCACGATCAGGCACAGCGCAATCATCGCCAGACCCATGAATTCGAACACCAGCGCGTCCACGTTCGCGACCTCCCCGACTTGTTGTTTCAACTTGTCGGGGCTGCGTTGATCGTTTCTTAAGGACCGGCGGCGGCCGGCCCCGATGGTGCACGCGAGGTTAAAAGCGCGCGCTATGTCCCGCAGAAGGTCTGCAGCACGCGCTCGTCCGGCTGGGGCGGCTCGGCGTAGGCGGCGAACTCCGGCTGGTCGTCATAGGGGTTCGCCAGCACCGCATGCAGCTCCTCGAACGGCTTGTAGTCGTCGTTCTCGACCGCGGCCGTGATCACCGCCTCGATGCGGTGGTTGCGCGGGATGAAGGCCGGATTGACCTTGCGCATCGCCGCGCGGCGCTCGGCCGGCGTCTGCGGCTCCTCGGCGAGCCGCTGCTGCCAGCGCGGGACCCATTCGTCGAAGTCGGTCGGCTCCTCGAACAGAGCGCGGACCTCGCTGGCGTCCCCGCTTCCCGCAGCCTCGCTGAGCCCGCGGAAGGTGAGGGTGAAATCAGCCTTGGCTGCCGCCATCACGTCGAACAGCGCCTGCGCCAGCGGCTGGTCGCCGTCCCGCTCCGTGAACAGGCCAAGCTTGCGGCGCAGCCCCGCCTGGTGCGCGGCCGTGAACTGCGCAGCGAAGCCGTCGAGCGCGGCCTCGGCCTGCTTGACCGCCTGGTCCTTGTCGTCGCCAAATAGCGGCAGCAGGCATTCGGCGAACCGGGTCAGGTTCCACATCGCGATCCGCGGCTGGTTGGCAAACGCATAGCGGCCGAACTCGTCGATCGAGGAGAACACCTGCTTCGGGTCATAGCCGTCCATGAAGGCGCACGGGCCGTAATCGATGGTCTCGCCGGAGACGGAGCTGTTGTCCGTGTTCATGACGCCATGGATGAAGCCGATCAGCAGCCAGCTCGCAATCAGGGTCGCCTGGCGTGCGATCACGGCATCGAGCAAAGCGTGGTAGGGCCGCTCGGTGCCGGCGAGATCGGGATAGTGCCGGCTGATGACGTGGTCGGCGAGCTGGCGCACCGCGTCGGTGTCCTGGCGCGCGGCGAAATACTGGAAGGTGCCGACCCGGATGTGGCTGGTGGCGACCCGCGTCAGCACCGCGCCGGGCAGGGCGGTGCCGCGATAGACCTGCTCGCCGGTCACGACCGCCGCCAGCGAGCGGGTGGTCGGGATGCCCAAGGCCGCCATCGCCTCGCTGACGACGTATTCGCGCAGCACGGGGCCGAGCGCCGCGCGGCCATCGCCGCGGCGCGAAAACGGCGTCGGGCCGGAGCCCTTGAGCTGGATGTCGCGGCGGACGCCGTTGCGGTCGACGACCTCGCCGAGCAGGATCGCCCGGCCGTCGCCGAGCTGCGGCACGAAATGCCCGAACTGGTGGCCTGCATAGGCCATCGCGATCGGCTCGGCGCCCTCGGGCACGGACTTGCCGGCCAGGATTTCGGCGCCCTCGGGCGTCTCCAGTTCGGCCGGATCGAGCCCGAGCTCGGCGGCCAGCGGCCGGTTCAGCTTGATCAGGCGCGGCGCCGCGACGGGGGTCGGCGCCACCCGGGCAAAGAAATTGTCCGGCAGTGCCGCATAGGAGTTCTGGAAGGGAAAATGCACGGTCATACCTCCCAAGATAGGCGCAAGACGCCCATTTTTCGAGCCCAAACGGCGGCCAGTTGAGCGATCCCTCGGCAGCCCAATCCGGCGGCAGCGCCGCCGGTTGCAATCCGGCTCGCCGAACCGCCGTTTTCCCGGCGCTGGGTGCGAAAAAGGCCCGGTGCCTTGGTTGCCGCGCCGGGGCGGCTCGGCTAAACCCTGCGCGCACTCGGCAGCGCCTTTGGGCTTGCGCCGATTCCCATCCCTTTCGACGACGAATTCAGGACGACCATGCATCGCTACCGGACCCATACCTGCGGCGCGCTCCGCGAGAGCAACATCGGCGAGACGGTGCGGCTGTCCGGCTGGTGCCACCGCATTCGCGACCATGGCGGCGTGCTGTTCGTCGACCTGCGCGACCATTACGGCCTCACCCAATGCGTGGTTGATCCGGACTCGCCGGCGTTCAGCCTGGCCGAGAAGCTGCGCTCGGAATGGGTAGTGCGGATGGAGGGCAAGGTGCGCCGCCGCCCTGACGGCACCGACAATGCGGACCTGCCGACCGGCCAGATCGAGCTGTACGTCGCTGACATCGAGGTGCTAGGTCCGGCCGGCGAATTGCCGCTGCCGGTGTTCGGCGAGCAGGACTACCCGGAGGACATCCGGCTGAAATACCGCTTCCTCGATTTGCGCCGCGAGAAGCTGCACACCAACATCATGACCCGCGGCGCGATCATCGACTCGATGCGCCGGCGCATGAAGGAGCAGGGCTTCTTCGAATTCCAGACCCCGATCCTGACCGCGTCCTCGCCGGAGGGCGCGCGCGACTTCCTGGTGCCGTCGCGCATCCATCCCGGCAAGTTCTACGCGCTGCCGCAGGCGCCGCAGCAGTACAAGCAGCTCTTGATGATGTCGGGCTTCGACCGCTACTTCCAGATCGCGCCGTGCTTCCGCGACGAGGACCCGCGCGCCGACCGCCTGCCGGGCGAGTTCTATCAGCTCGACGTCGAGATGAGCTTCGTCACCCAGGAGGACGTGTTCGCGGCGCTGGAGCCGGTTGTCACCGGCGTGTTCGAGGAATTTGCCAAGGGCAAGCCGGTCACCAAGGGCTGGCCGCGGATTCCGTTCGCCGAGGCGCTACGCAAATACGGCACCGACAAGCCGGACCTGCGCAACCCGATCGAGATGCAGGACGTCTCCGAGCACTTCCGCGGCTCCGGCTTCAAGGTGTTCGCGCGCATGCTCGAAGATCCCAAGAACCAGGTCTGGGCGATCCCGGCGTCATCCGGCGGCAGCCGCGCGTTCTGCGACCGCATGAACTCGTGGGCGCAGGGCGAGGGCCAGCCGGGCCTCGGCTACATCATGTGGCGCGAGGGCGGCGAGGGCGCCGGCCCGCTTGCCAACAACATCGGCCCGGAGCGCACCGCTGCGATCAGGACGCAGCTCGGCACCAAGGAAGGCGATGCCGCCTTCTTCGTCGCGGGCGATCCCGACAAGTTCTGGAAGTTCGCGGGTCTGGCCCGCACCAGGGTCGGCGAGGAGTTGAACCTGATCGACAAGGATCGGTTTGCGCTGGCTTGGATCGTCGACTTCCCGATGTACGAGTACAACGAGGACGACAAGAAGGTCGACTTCTCGCACAACCCGTTCTCGATGCCGCAAGGCGGCCTGGAGGCG encodes:
- a CDS encoding GNAT family N-acetyltransferase, which encodes MHDISSARTAKSNSRAITVRIARDPNDLMLVTAIRSAVYLTEQDCPMEEEFDGNDLVAAHFLGFVGNQPAGCVRVRFFGEFAKVERLAVRHQYRRSRLSFKLVREALDYCRRKGFKKAYGHAQDRLVDFWAHFGAKPLGHNRKLTFSDFSYTEMVLDLEPCNDAITLDSDPYLIIRPEGDWDRPGVLDISAGRPASSPLRDFAAARP
- a CDS encoding isochorismatase family protein; the protein is MFGAIETNPPVLVCADLQCEYLAEGRQHLIADGDAIMPRCRQLIALWRDNLWPVIHLKRIAQAAWFNPASNLTNWLPDFKPTPGELTFEHPLPSAYSSARFAEYMSNMRSMRCVVLGFSLDETILSTVVDGFHRSHRYQVIVDAVACRQACVGDVASYKLVVTKVISNFAGVLDSADVIGASGRLEV
- the rnd gene encoding ribonuclease D, which produces MDLITTTADLSAACARLAQHPVITVDTEFLRETTYYPLLCVVQLASPDEAVVIDALAVGIDLKPFFALMADEKVLKVFHAARQDIEIIWHRAGIVPHPIFDTQVAAMVLGYGDSIAYDQLVERITGHRPDKTHRFTDWSRRPLSHEQVHYAEADVTHLRDVFAALDADLKKRGRSDWVSEEMEILTSPKTYDFHPERAWERLKTRVRKPKELAVLIEVAAWREQEAQSRDVPRSRVMKDDAVGDIATHAPTSIEKLGGLRSLPKGFERSKWGSDIVAAVQRGLARDPAALPKLEKPRNNSNGAAIVELLKVLLRMTSERHAVASKVIATVDDLEQIAADDEADVAALQGWRRELFGEAALALKHGRLALAIEKGRVVRVDRT
- a CDS encoding protein adenylyltransferase SelO; protein product: MTVHFPFQNSYAALPDNFFARVAPTPVAAPRLIKLNRPLAAELGLDPAELETPEGAEILAGKSVPEGAEPIAMAYAGHQFGHFVPQLGDGRAILLGEVVDRNGVRRDIQLKGSGPTPFSRRGDGRAALGPVLREYVVSEAMAALGIPTTRSLAAVVTGEQVYRGTALPGAVLTRVATSHIRVGTFQYFAARQDTDAVRQLADHVISRHYPDLAGTERPYHALLDAVIARQATLIASWLLIGFIHGVMNTDNSSVSGETIDYGPCAFMDGYDPKQVFSSIDEFGRYAFANQPRIAMWNLTRFAECLLPLFGDDKDQAVKQAEAALDGFAAQFTAAHQAGLRRKLGLFTERDGDQPLAQALFDVMAAAKADFTLTFRGLSEAAGSGDASEVRALFEEPTDFDEWVPRWQQRLAEEPQTPAERRAAMRKVNPAFIPRNHRIEAVITAAVENDDYKPFEELHAVLANPYDDQPEFAAYAEPPQPDERVLQTFCGT
- the aspS gene encoding aspartate--tRNA ligase, whose amino-acid sequence is MHRYRTHTCGALRESNIGETVRLSGWCHRIRDHGGVLFVDLRDHYGLTQCVVDPDSPAFSLAEKLRSEWVVRMEGKVRRRPDGTDNADLPTGQIELYVADIEVLGPAGELPLPVFGEQDYPEDIRLKYRFLDLRREKLHTNIMTRGAIIDSMRRRMKEQGFFEFQTPILTASSPEGARDFLVPSRIHPGKFYALPQAPQQYKQLLMMSGFDRYFQIAPCFRDEDPRADRLPGEFYQLDVEMSFVTQEDVFAALEPVVTGVFEEFAKGKPVTKGWPRIPFAEALRKYGTDKPDLRNPIEMQDVSEHFRGSGFKVFARMLEDPKNQVWAIPASSGGSRAFCDRMNSWAQGEGQPGLGYIMWREGGEGAGPLANNIGPERTAAIRTQLGTKEGDAAFFVAGDPDKFWKFAGLARTRVGEELNLIDKDRFALAWIVDFPMYEYNEDDKKVDFSHNPFSMPQGGLEALKTQDPLTIKAFQYDIACNGYEIASGGIRNHKPDAMVKAFEIAGYGEQEVVDRFGGMYRAFQYGAPPHGGMAAGVDRIVMLLCGTTNLREISLFPMNQQAMDLLMGAPSEASTKQLRELHIKTNLPNK